CGATATTTTTGAAATATTTTTCTATTTTTTCAGCAAATTTCACTTCTTCATTTCCAGCCAGAAAAGTCTGAACAGAAAAAGATTCATCTGCTAAAAATTCCATTGTTGTATTGGTTTTACAATGGTTTAAAGTATAACTGATACTTGGGTTTGCAGGAATCTGGTTGTTATATTTTCCCCAATATTTAATCAGGGCAATATTGGACGGGCAGCTTTCTGAAACCGTCTGTGTATGGATGGTAAAATTTTCTTTTCCTATAAATTGTTGTTGCATTTTGTTTCTCTATTATAAAATCTTAATTCTTAAGATATTTAATTATTTCCTTGTCTTCATTTACAATATGATTTGTAATATGGAACACATCTTGTTTCCAAGGATGTTGTAAAGCCTCTTCTCTGTGCAGTATTTTTCCCAGTATTTTATTTTGCCATGGAGATTCGCTACCATCTAAAATAATAACACTATACTCATCATTCTCAATTCCTAATCTAAAAAGAAATGATGTTCTACAATCAGGAATGTCACCAGTTCCCCATTCACCAAGAGATATTAATCCTAATACATTTTTTCCCTCATGTCCCTCCGTAAAATTTGCATAATATATTGCGAAAGCACTATCATCTAAATATACAAATCTAGTAAGTTGTGTTATTATATTCCCACAACAATCACAAATCCCAACATTAGGTTCTTCAAATTCGATTTCAAGCATAAGATAAATTGAGATTAGCTTTGACGCAGATGGATAAAAAATTAGTACATCTTCTCTATAATATCTGCATATTTTTTAAGAACCACATTTCTCTTTACTTTCAATGTAGGGGTAATTTCTCCTGTATTGATGTCAAACTCTGCCGGCATTAAGGTAAACTTTTTCACTTTCTCATAGTCGGCAAGGTGATCTTGTAATTCCTTAAGTTTTTCTTTATAAAGGCTTATTACCTTATCATTTTTTACAGCATCCTCCCAATTGGTGAAAGGGATATTATTCTTTTTAATATAGTCCTGTAGAAATTCAAAGTTAGGAACGATTAGCGCTGAAACAAACTGTCTTCCCTCAGCCACCAGCATGATCTGCTGAATGAAATTATTATTGGTGAGAAGATTTTCAATTTGCTGCGGAGCAATATACTTTCCATTGGAAGTCTTCATCAGGTCTTTAATTCTGTCTGTAATGATCAGGTTACCTTTATCATCAAACTTACCTGCATCTCCGGTTTTAAACCAGCCGTCTTCTGTAAATACTTTCTCAGTTTCTTCAGGTCTGTTGTAGTACCCTTTCATGATTCCGTTTCCTCTTGCCTGGATCTCATCGCTTTCACCGATACGGATTTCTACGCCTGGTAATGGTTTCCCGCTGGTAGCATGTTCAAAGTGAGTCAAAGGGAAAAGAGTTAAAGTCGCTGTAGTTTCAGTCAACCCATATCCTACCGTCACATGAATGCCCACAGATTCAAAGAATCGGGTTACTTCAGGGGATAAAGAAGCTCCTCCACATGGTAAAAACCATAGTCTGCCCCCCATTTTATCTTTAATCTTACTGAAGACCAACATATCTGCAACAGATTCCTTTAATTTTAACCCAAAAGGAACTGATCTTTCATTTCTTCTTAATTCTGCGGTTTCCCATCCGGTTTTTAAGGCCCAATCAAAGATTTTTTTCTTTAATGATGAACCCTCTTCTGCCTTTTCAAGAACTCCGGCATATACTTTCTGGAAAAATCTTGGTACCGCACACATGGTAGTGGGTTTTACTTCTTCCAATGCCTTTGCTATATTTTTCGGATCTTCGAGGAAATATACCCTTGCCCCTCCGTATAAACATAGTAAGCTCCAGCTTCTTTCAAAGACATGGCTTAATGGTAAAAAGGCTAATGAAAGCTCATCTTCAAAGTTTTTAAACTTAAAAAACTCAAAGTGAGAGTCGAATGCCTTGATGAAATTTCCATGGGTAAGCATCACTCCTTTTGGAATTCCCGTTGTTCCTGAAGTATAGATTAACGTTGCCGTGTCATCATTTTCTTTTTTACAGATCTCTAGCTCAGCAGAAGCTTTTGCGATAAAATCCTCAAGATAGAAGCTGTTGAATTCTTTCTTAATCCACACTGCTTTTTTGGAAACAATGATGGTCTCAAGATGGTTCTCTTCTTTATGTAAAATATCCAGACAGGCATCATATTGCATCTGGTTTCCTACCAGAATCGCTTTAGCCCCGGAATCATTAATGATATATTCTGCCTGTTCAGCATTATTGGTAGAATAAATAGGAACAGTAATCGCTCCAATAGCCATTGCAGCCAGATCAACGATCATCCATTCTGAGGAATTGTCTGAATAAATAGCAACTTTATCATTTTCCTGAACCCCAGCTTCTTTCAATGCATTACCCATTTTAAAGATAATTTCACCGAATCTTTTCCAGCTTAGCTCTTTCCAGGCTTCATCTTTCTTTTTAAAGCCAATTGCAGCTTTTATAGGATGTTTTTCTACATTTTTAAGGATAATTGCCTCTGCAAGATTCATTTCTTCAGCTTTTTGTCGTTAATATAATTGTTCAGGTGAAAGTCTATACTTTCTTTTACAGGAATAAACTCATAGTTCAGTTTTTCCCTGACTTTGTGATTGGAAATGGTGTTGAATGAAGAGATGGCCTCAATATTTGATTCTGTGGCCATTCTCAGTTTTGGAATCAGCCATCCGAATAATGTATTGGCTAATTTTCCGATATTCAGTTGGGATCTTGTAAGGATTCTTGCCTCTTTAAGACCTAATCGGGTTCTGACCTGTTTTGCCAGATCGGCATATTTATTATTTTCAGCAACAATGATAAATCGTTCCCCGAAAATGTTATTATCCATCAGTTCAATGGCTGTTTTTGCAACATCTCTTACATCTACGTAAGCAGAGCCGCCTGCAAATGTAAAACTATTGTCTTCAAATGTTGAGAAAAGCTCACCACTACTTTGGCTCCAGTTTCCGCTTCCCACAATCATTCCCGGATTGATGATAACAACATTCAATCCTTCTGCAGATGCTCTCCAGGCTTCCATTTCAGATAAATGCTTGGATATGGCATAGGCAGAATGCTCTAATTTTGGGTTAAAATCAGATTCTTCATCCAGTTCTCCCTTTTCATTAAAGCTATCTAACACTGCCACAGAACTTACGTGCAGGAATTTTTTAACTTCGGAACCCTCACAGGCAAACAATAGGTTTTCTGTACCTTTAATATTGGTATGGTACATTTCTTT
This genomic interval from Chryseobacterium joostei contains the following:
- a CDS encoding AMP-dependent synthetase/ligase, with the protein product MNLAEAIILKNVEKHPIKAAIGFKKKDEAWKELSWKRFGEIIFKMGNALKEAGVQENDKVAIYSDNSSEWMIVDLAAMAIGAITVPIYSTNNAEQAEYIINDSGAKAILVGNQMQYDACLDILHKEENHLETIIVSKKAVWIKKEFNSFYLEDFIAKASAELEICKKENDDTATLIYTSGTTGIPKGVMLTHGNFIKAFDSHFEFFKFKNFEDELSLAFLPLSHVFERSWSLLCLYGGARVYFLEDPKNIAKALEEVKPTTMCAVPRFFQKVYAGVLEKAEEGSSLKKKIFDWALKTGWETAELRRNERSVPFGLKLKESVADMLVFSKIKDKMGGRLWFLPCGGASLSPEVTRFFESVGIHVTVGYGLTETTATLTLFPLTHFEHATSGKPLPGVEIRIGESDEIQARGNGIMKGYYNRPEETEKVFTEDGWFKTGDAGKFDDKGNLIITDRIKDLMKTSNGKYIAPQQIENLLTNNNFIQQIMLVAEGRQFVSALIVPNFEFLQDYIKKNNIPFTNWEDAVKNDKVISLYKEKLKELQDHLADYEKVKKFTLMPAEFDINTGEITPTLKVKRNVVLKKYADIIEKMY
- a CDS encoding NAD-dependent epimerase/dehydratase family protein — its product is MVFVTGATGILGRIIVLELLKRGKNVRASKRPGSNLNEVRHSYSFYTENPDDFFNKIEWVNVDFDDIDSLTDALKGVNEVYHCAAKVSFHPKDEKEMYHTNIKGTENLLFACEGSEVKKFLHVSSVAVLDSFNEKGELDEESDFNPKLEHSAYAISKHLSEMEAWRASAEGLNVVIINPGMIVGSGNWSQSSGELFSTFEDNSFTFAGGSAYVDVRDVAKTAIELMDNNIFGERFIIVAENNKYADLAKQVRTRLGLKEARILTRSQLNIGKLANTLFGWLIPKLRMATESNIEAISSFNTISNHKVREKLNYEFIPVKESIDFHLNNYINDKKLKK